Proteins encoded in a region of the Peptococcus niger genome:
- a CDS encoding PBSX family phage terminase large subunit codes for MVKRRKTIPFQFGDKHKAYIRACKGSTYNIAEGAVRAGKTVDNVFAFAHALKRSEDKLHLASGSTMANAKLNIGDANGFGLEYIFRGQCRWGKYKDNEALLIKGPDTRGQLRIVVFAGAAKADSYKKIRGNSYGMWIATEVNLHHESFIHEAFNRTAAASRRQFYWDLNPDHPKAPIYTDYIDKYRDKALAGELTGYNYEHFTIDDNVTISAGRIAEIKAQYDPDSVWYQRDILGRRMIAEGLIYRSFADKPERWRLAAEEMPEYLERITIGVDVGGNKSKHAFVATGIGIGFKRLYALASRQVSPDGTPEDFTAALVDFCRFVQIHYGLPQEIRFESAEQVLKRGAEKAILDDKTLHTIAVKNSVKLPINDRIKLTAGLMAQGRFYYTDNCRSLVEALTTCVWDSKYLTQNVRLDDGTSDIDTLDAFEYSFERYAKALQMAGERSD; via the coding sequence GTGGTTAAGCGGCGCAAGACCATTCCCTTTCAATTTGGCGATAAGCACAAGGCTTATATCCGGGCTTGTAAGGGCAGCACTTATAACATCGCTGAAGGGGCGGTCCGGGCGGGCAAGACAGTGGACAATGTCTTTGCTTTTGCTCATGCCCTTAAGCGGTCAGAAGACAAGCTCCACCTGGCATCCGGATCTACCATGGCTAACGCCAAGCTCAACATAGGGGACGCCAACGGTTTTGGCCTGGAGTACATCTTCCGTGGCCAGTGTCGCTGGGGCAAGTACAAAGACAATGAGGCCCTGCTGATCAAGGGGCCGGATACCCGAGGACAGTTGCGGATTGTGGTCTTTGCCGGAGCCGCCAAGGCAGACAGCTATAAAAAGATTCGGGGTAACTCTTACGGCATGTGGATAGCGACAGAGGTCAACTTGCACCATGAAAGCTTTATCCATGAGGCCTTTAACCGGACGGCTGCTGCAAGTAGGCGGCAGTTTTACTGGGATTTAAACCCGGACCATCCGAAAGCGCCGATTTATACCGATTACATAGACAAGTACCGGGACAAGGCCCTGGCCGGAGAGCTTACCGGCTATAATTACGAGCACTTTACCATTGATGACAACGTGACCATATCAGCGGGGCGCATTGCCGAGATTAAGGCCCAGTATGACCCGGATAGTGTTTGGTACCAGCGGGACATTCTGGGCCGCAGGATGATTGCTGAGGGCCTTATTTATCGGTCCTTTGCAGATAAGCCTGAGCGGTGGCGATTGGCAGCAGAGGAAATGCCTGAATACTTGGAGCGAATTACCATCGGTGTGGACGTTGGCGGCAATAAGTCTAAGCACGCCTTTGTGGCCACCGGCATCGGCATCGGCTTTAAACGCTTGTATGCTCTGGCATCTAGGCAGGTAAGCCCGGATGGGACGCCGGAGGACTTTACGGCGGCCCTAGTAGACTTTTGCCGCTTCGTACAGATCCATTATGGACTGCCGCAGGAAATTCGCTTTGAGTCGGCTGAGCAGGTGCTGAAGCGCGGGGCGGAAAAGGCTATCCTGGATGACAAGACGCTACATACCATCGCTGTTAAAAATAGCGTCAAGCTGCCCATTAACGATCGGATTAAGCTGACAGCAGGGCTTATGGCTCAGGGGCGATTTTACTATACCGATAATTGCCGGTCCCTGGTTGAGGCCTTAACCACCTGTGTGTGGGATA